Proteins from one Entomospira culicis genomic window:
- a CDS encoding DUF4357 domain-containing protein codes for MDATDESPLFYLKSDTLGYNATGIYHPNTGEFTVLKGSQIRQDEMPGLSRDGKRVSLPQERKKLFDEFPNGILLRDFRYKKPSTAAQIVAGRSISGLDAWKDQAGKTLKEIFPREAQAYAEAEEATRIPETIPYCWLLAVKESQWQAPIEQGNWQYGSNVEQQLQKLRNIQPDDLVVLHWTKNSTLTHNDQTFPNVSTIYIKALGSVTQSANAQNNIEVDWFKIYDTPREWYFYSLPGALIWKIDYNHHKEKAYHPKLIDFIFHDTPQDIDWFRNQPFWQSRYGDSLETEEESPAVEQITLFLPEEEFAMFVRRLQEKKSIILKGPPGTGKTLITKHLAHALSPDVQCETVQFHQNFSYEDFVQGLRVNEEQKLALRRGKMLTFIDRANKLPEIPHVLIIDEINRGNPSSIFGEMLSIIEHTKRSLQHAITLAYSTEPTYLPANLYLIGTMNLADHSIAPLDFAFRRRFAFLELKPLFNETWQAYLKEKSKPEEHALINEIQTRLENLNLAIAEDTDLGKNFLIGHSFFTPNNPIDSLHQWFNDIVESELKPLLEEYWPHNIAKATEQTNKLSISVDVDSPTP; via the coding sequence ATGGACGCAACCGATGAATCGCCCCTCTTTTACCTAAAAAGCGATACGCTAGGCTACAATGCCACAGGCATCTACCACCCAAATACGGGGGAATTTACCGTGTTAAAAGGAAGTCAAATTAGGCAAGATGAAATGCCTGGATTATCGAGAGATGGTAAAAGAGTTTCCTTACCTCAAGAACGCAAAAAATTATTTGACGAATTTCCAAATGGAATTCTACTTCGCGATTTTCGCTATAAAAAGCCCTCGACGGCGGCACAAATAGTCGCAGGAAGATCTATCAGTGGATTGGATGCATGGAAAGATCAAGCGGGAAAAACACTCAAAGAGATATTTCCGCGCGAGGCGCAAGCGTATGCGGAGGCTGAAGAAGCAACCCGAATTCCTGAAACGATTCCTTACTGTTGGTTGCTTGCCGTTAAGGAGAGCCAGTGGCAGGCGCCCATTGAGCAAGGCAACTGGCAATATGGCTCTAACGTAGAGCAACAGCTCCAGAAGTTGCGTAACATCCAACCCGATGACTTGGTGGTGTTGCACTGGACAAAGAATAGCACCCTTACCCACAACGATCAGACGTTTCCGAACGTCTCTACCATCTATATTAAGGCGCTCGGTAGCGTTACGCAGTCGGCAAATGCGCAAAACAACATCGAGGTGGATTGGTTTAAGATCTATGACACGCCTCGCGAGTGGTATTTTTACTCCTTGCCCGGCGCGCTTATTTGGAAGATTGACTACAATCACCATAAAGAAAAGGCGTATCATCCCAAGCTTATCGACTTTATTTTTCATGATACGCCACAAGATATTGATTGGTTTAGAAATCAACCTTTTTGGCAATCGCGCTATGGAGATTCCTTAGAGACGGAAGAGGAATCGCCCGCGGTGGAGCAGATAACGCTCTTCTTACCAGAAGAAGAGTTCGCCATGTTTGTGCGTCGGTTGCAGGAGAAGAAGAGTATCATTTTGAAAGGGCCACCAGGTACGGGTAAGACGCTCATCACCAAGCACTTAGCCCATGCACTCTCGCCTGATGTTCAATGTGAGACGGTGCAGTTTCATCAAAATTTCTCCTATGAAGATTTTGTGCAGGGGCTACGGGTGAATGAGGAGCAAAAATTAGCATTAAGAAGAGGCAAAATGCTCACCTTTATAGACCGCGCGAATAAACTACCAGAGATTCCCCATGTGCTTATTATTGATGAGATTAACCGCGGAAACCCCAGCAGTATTTTCGGTGAGATGCTTAGCATTATCGAGCACACCAAGCGCTCTCTCCAGCATGCCATTACCCTCGCCTACTCGACAGAGCCAACGTACTTACCAGCAAATCTCTATCTTATCGGTACAATGAATCTTGCCGATCACTCGATTGCACCCTTAGACTTTGCCTTTCGTCGACGCTTTGCCTTTCTCGAGTTAAAACCACTTTTTAATGAGACTTGGCAGGCCTATCTTAAAGAGAAGAGTAAGCCCGAAGAGCATGCACTTATTAATGAGATTCAAACGAGATTAGAAAATCTTAATCTAGCGATTGCTGAGGATACGGATTTAGGGAAAAATTTCTTAATTGGACACAGCTTTTTCACCCCTAACAACCCGATTGATTCCCTGCACCAATGGTTCAACGACATTGTGGAGAGTGAGCTTAAACCGCTTTTAGAAGAGTATTGGCCGCATAATATCGCCAAGGCTACCGAGCAAACCAACAAGCTCTCTATATCTGTAGATGTAGATTCTCCTACCCCATGA